In Aquiflexum balticum DSM 16537, a single genomic region encodes these proteins:
- a CDS encoding MFS transporter gives MRKSIPNNPWYWVPPLYLTEGIPYVLIITVSVIMYKNLGVDNSAIGLYTSFLYLPWVIKPFWSPLVDLYGTKRKWFLAMQLVLSLAFLGVGLSLPTNQFFIISLAFFWLASFASATNDIASDGFYLLALKEEQQSFFIGLRSTFYRVAMVTGQGLFVIFAGYLEVKYGDNTKAWSLTMVMIAALMFILTLVNFLVTPNVEKAKDYIKEESLTFWKVFESFFRKKEIWVALAFILFYRLGESQLVKMASPFLLDSREVGGLALSTSDVGLIYGTFGIIALSLGGIIGGIVISRDGLGKWMLPMILALNVPNFFYYVLAYFQPESAFYAGAVVVIEQLGYGFGFAAFMMYLIYVSEGPSKTSHYAIATGFMALGMMLPGMASGFIQEALGYPGFFIWIVIAAFPGILMVRYVKFPYEYGKKRGSGE, from the coding sequence ATGAGAAAGTCTATCCCCAACAATCCCTGGTATTGGGTACCGCCTTTGTATCTGACAGAAGGAATCCCCTATGTATTGATTATTACGGTATCTGTCATTATGTACAAAAATCTGGGGGTTGACAATTCAGCTATTGGGCTTTATACGAGCTTCCTTTATTTACCATGGGTCATCAAACCTTTTTGGAGCCCCTTGGTGGACCTTTATGGTACCAAGAGAAAGTGGTTCCTTGCTATGCAATTGGTACTTTCCCTTGCTTTTTTGGGCGTGGGACTTTCTCTTCCCACCAATCAGTTTTTTATCATCAGTCTTGCTTTCTTTTGGTTGGCTTCCTTTGCCTCAGCTACCAATGACATTGCCTCAGATGGATTTTATCTTCTTGCCTTAAAAGAAGAGCAACAATCCTTCTTTATAGGTTTGCGCAGCACATTCTATAGAGTTGCTATGGTTACGGGACAAGGATTATTTGTGATTTTTGCTGGCTATCTGGAAGTGAAATACGGTGATAATACCAAAGCTTGGTCTCTCACTATGGTGATGATTGCTGCATTGATGTTTATACTCACATTGGTAAACTTCCTGGTCACACCCAATGTCGAAAAAGCAAAAGATTATATCAAAGAAGAAAGCCTGACATTTTGGAAAGTGTTTGAAAGCTTTTTCAGGAAAAAGGAAATCTGGGTCGCTTTGGCATTTATCTTGTTTTACCGTCTTGGAGAGTCTCAATTGGTCAAAATGGCCTCACCATTCTTATTGGACAGCAGAGAAGTCGGAGGGTTGGCATTAAGCACCTCTGATGTTGGATTGATCTATGGGACTTTCGGGATAATTGCCCTCTCCTTAGGAGGAATTATTGGAGGCATAGTGATTTCCAGGGACGGATTGGGAAAATGGATGCTGCCCATGATTTTGGCACTCAATGTTCCTAATTTCTTTTATTATGTTTTGGCTTACTTCCAACCTGAATCTGCTTTCTATGCAGGCGCAGTGGTGGTCATAGAGCAATTGGGCTATGGATTCGGATTTGCGGCTTTTATGATGTATCTGATTTATGTATCAGAAGGGCCTTCCAAAACCTCCCATTATGCCATTGCCACCGGATTTATGGCTTTGGGAATGATGCTTCCGGGAATGGCCTCAGGATTTATTCAGGAAGCATTGGGCTACCCTGGGTTTTTTATCTGGATTGTTATTGCTGCTTTCCCCGGAATCCTCATGGTCAGATATGTGAAGTTTCCATATGAATATGGGAAGAAGAGGGGAAGTGGGGAGTAG
- a CDS encoding glycoside hydrolase family 3 protein, which produces MKSQITNHTVVEKLKKIGQLFSPAAFIHDTEENILKMESLIRNQFIGGITFFHSRYSAAANFEKRQEKLSVENTLEKLHLLIQRYQKISNTPLLFSIDAEFGLAMRIENSPQYPYAISLGAMSENNVELVFETGFRIGKDLKQSGIHLNFAPVADINTNPKNPVIGYRSFGKDRNKVSNFAIAMYQGMTSAGIGACYKHFPGHGDTDVDSHLGLPVINKNKSQLINEELYPFLEGINKGIDMIMVGHLAAPALSNGQHIPASISKEIITGFLKKELGFKGIVVSDALNMKSVSNMFAEPGMLEWEAFNAGNDILCFSENVKEGIHMIDQKADKKQIDESFQKIMQLKEKLGLHNQESFHFQGFDWDKHHAFNQQLTKEYISVISDKSSPSGIHLDLENRKTALVSIYKEKDNPFFKGIDPKSLIPKFGINQNQEFEFEKLDDFESVLIALFVPSAKPVNHFGLELGLMKKVGEISENKKVELYLFGTPLCLNDIPNLSNFHKIVCAYQDFEVVQIEAAQFFLEGK; this is translated from the coding sequence ATGAAATCTCAAATCACAAATCACACTGTAGTGGAAAAACTCAAAAAAATAGGCCAATTATTTTCTCCAGCGGCATTTATACATGATACGGAGGAAAATATACTTAAAATGGAGTCATTGATTCGAAACCAATTTATTGGGGGGATCACTTTTTTTCATAGTCGATATAGTGCCGCAGCCAATTTTGAAAAAAGACAGGAGAAACTTTCTGTTGAGAATACTTTGGAAAAATTACACCTGCTTATCCAACGCTATCAAAAAATTTCCAATACCCCGCTCCTCTTCAGCATCGATGCAGAATTCGGCTTGGCTATGCGTATTGAAAACTCTCCGCAATATCCTTATGCAATTTCCTTGGGCGCCATGTCCGAAAATAATGTTGAATTGGTTTTTGAAACAGGTTTTAGGATCGGAAAAGACCTTAAGCAATCAGGCATTCATTTGAATTTTGCTCCGGTGGCGGATATCAATACCAATCCCAAGAATCCGGTGATCGGATACAGATCCTTTGGAAAAGACAGAAATAAAGTCAGCAACTTCGCTATTGCCATGTACCAAGGAATGACTTCAGCGGGTATAGGGGCCTGCTATAAGCATTTTCCCGGGCATGGAGATACTGATGTGGATTCTCATCTCGGTCTTCCTGTAATCAATAAGAATAAGTCTCAACTGATCAATGAAGAACTCTATCCATTTTTGGAAGGCATCAACAAAGGAATTGATATGATCATGGTGGGACATCTCGCTGCCCCTGCCCTGAGTAATGGACAGCATATTCCCGCATCCATTTCAAAGGAAATCATCACCGGATTTCTCAAAAAAGAACTTGGATTCAAAGGCATCGTTGTTTCTGATGCCCTAAATATGAAAAGTGTCAGCAACATGTTTGCCGAACCGGGAATGTTGGAATGGGAAGCTTTCAATGCAGGAAATGATATTCTATGTTTCTCTGAAAATGTAAAAGAGGGTATACATATGATTGATCAAAAAGCAGATAAAAAACAGATCGATGAAAGTTTTCAAAAAATCATGCAGCTGAAAGAAAAACTGGGACTGCATAATCAGGAAAGTTTTCATTTTCAGGGTTTTGATTGGGACAAACACCATGCATTCAATCAACAATTGACAAAAGAATATATTTCGGTAATATCAGATAAGTCATCCCCTTCCGGAATTCATTTAGACCTTGAAAATAGAAAAACTGCTCTGGTATCTATTTATAAAGAAAAAGATAATCCTTTTTTTAAGGGTATTGACCCGAAAAGCCTTATCCCTAAATTCGGGATTAACCAAAACCAAGAATTTGAATTTGAAAAACTTGATGATTTTGAAAGTGTTTTAATAGCACTTTTTGTGCCATCTGCCAAGCCTGTCAATCATTTTGGATTGGAACTTGGATTGATGAAAAAAGTCGGAGAAATATCTGAAAATAAAAAAGTGGAACTATACCTTTTCGGTACTCCACTTTGTCTGAATGATATCCCAAACTTATCCAATTTCCATAAAATAGTCTGTGCTTATCAGGATTTCGAAGTAGTTCAAATTGAAGCCGCACAGTTTTTCCTCGAAGGGAAATAA
- a CDS encoding DUF4136 domain-containing protein codes for MKHTFILIAGLFLIISGCISQKDYVADSDFNYSGKFKRYKTYGFVRNPFQDSTDYYQAIERTISSRLGSQGYRQKDEQPDLLINYKIFTDEVKYRGYDQPNFDFWLQRRAEIVDLTEEEEKENREKDETYNKVKYTENNGLLVIFVIDNKKGNTIWQGYTAAYFDLVSPDVSTELTKATYRVMDQFRVLTRN; via the coding sequence ATGAAACACACCTTTATTTTAATCGCCGGCTTGTTTTTGATAATTTCAGGCTGTATATCTCAAAAAGATTATGTGGCAGATTCAGACTTCAATTATTCGGGTAAATTTAAACGTTACAAAACATATGGTTTTGTGAGAAATCCATTTCAGGATTCTACTGATTATTACCAGGCAATTGAGAGAACAATCAGTTCTAGGTTAGGGTCTCAGGGTTACAGACAGAAAGATGAGCAACCTGATCTTTTGATCAATTATAAAATCTTTACAGACGAGGTAAAGTACAGAGGTTATGATCAGCCCAATTTTGATTTTTGGCTTCAGAGAAGAGCTGAAATTGTGGATTTGACTGAAGAAGAAGAAAAGGAAAACAGGGAAAAAGATGAAACCTACAACAAAGTAAAATATACGGAGAACAATGGGTTATTGGTCATTTTTGTAATTGATAATAAAAAGGGCAATACCATTTGGCAGGGTTATACAGCAGCTTATTTTGATTTGGTGTCGCCTGATGTCAGTACAGAATTGACCAAAGCAACTTACAGGGTGATGGATCAGTTTAGGGTGTTGACCAGGAATTAA
- a CDS encoding metallophosphoesterase encodes MSVFIIGDVHGCLNTYLSLLDHWDPKTETLVQVGDLVDRGNFSPSVLQLAVELKKNFKKEVHYIKGNHEQMMIKYLIGKDKQKNWLFNGGQLTLHQFDMLNIDPGNYLNWLMDLPMVWENDAIKVSHAGLSGIGNPEDPNNPDGYLWNRKPLIKISKLQVIGHTPRWNGKPEFNPDSNSWNIDTGAYGGICLTGIKLKNDGTFLETISVPTDERDIGKIK; translated from the coding sequence ATGTCAGTATTTATCATAGGAGATGTTCATGGTTGCCTCAATACCTACCTGTCACTTTTAGATCATTGGGATCCTAAAACTGAAACTCTTGTTCAGGTAGGCGATTTGGTGGACAGAGGAAATTTTTCCCCCTCGGTGTTACAACTTGCCGTCGAACTGAAAAAGAACTTTAAAAAGGAAGTACATTATATCAAAGGCAATCATGAACAGATGATGATCAAATATCTTATCGGGAAGGACAAACAAAAAAATTGGCTGTTCAATGGGGGACAGCTGACCCTCCATCAGTTTGATATGCTGAATATTGATCCTGGCAATTATTTGAACTGGTTAATGGATTTACCGATGGTTTGGGAAAATGATGCCATCAAAGTCTCTCATGCAGGCTTGAGTGGGATTGGAAATCCTGAAGACCCAAACAATCCTGACGGTTATCTTTGGAACAGAAAGCCACTGATAAAAATCAGTAAACTTCAGGTAATCGGACATACTCCAAGGTGGAATGGCAAACCTGAGTTTAATCCTGATTCAAATTCATGGAACATTGATACAGGAGCATATGGAGGGATTTGTCTAACCGGGATAAAATTGAAAAATGACGGTACTTTTCTTGAAACCATTTCCGTACCTACTGATGAAAGGGATATTGGTAAAATAAAATAA
- a CDS encoding ATP-binding cassette domain-containing protein: MEFDWKEGQHWAVIGESGVMMTAFLDTLLGRTMVTSGNVIRPFSEDYQKTKTLSGEINSFRDLISTVSQQYTFRNKSNLQNFYYQQRFNSMESEDTATVWNYLSEIEVKIPGYWNLKKVLDLMRLNDLKEKSLIKLSNGETRRLAIAAALMKNPKLLLMDQPMTGLDVQSRMDFGRVLQEIAYSGIHLMLTAHSDEIPESITHVAVLADQKVSKVIQVEELNGLELDTDSGNGFDHLLMGELLRDAKKTDFKKILEMENVCVRYGDKKILNNINWTVLPNSKWLLKGENGAGKSTLLSLILGENPQAYSNNFWLFDRKRGSGESIWDIKKNIGFVAPELSRFFPANQTCLKVVLSGLFDTMGLFKKVSPEQEKTALAWLKLFRLESTANLLLRQVSLENQRFVLLARALIKKPALLVLDEASQGMDELQRKLFRKTIDQVCHLMPISIIYVSHYEEDIPACVDKVLQLSQGEVKDIQ, from the coding sequence ATGGAATTTGACTGGAAGGAAGGTCAGCATTGGGCGGTAATAGGTGAATCAGGGGTAATGATGACTGCATTTTTGGATACTTTGTTGGGGCGGACGATGGTGACATCTGGAAATGTCATCCGGCCTTTTTCAGAAGATTATCAAAAAACAAAGACCTTATCAGGCGAAATCAATTCCTTTCGTGATTTGATTTCCACCGTTTCCCAGCAATATACTTTTCGGAATAAATCCAATCTCCAGAACTTTTATTATCAGCAGCGATTCAATTCCATGGAATCTGAGGATACAGCTACTGTATGGAATTACCTGAGTGAAATTGAAGTAAAAATTCCCGGTTATTGGAATCTGAAAAAAGTTTTGGATTTGATGCGCCTAAATGATCTCAAAGAAAAATCACTGATCAAACTTTCCAATGGAGAAACAAGAAGACTCGCAATCGCAGCTGCATTGATGAAAAATCCCAAACTGTTATTGATGGATCAGCCGATGACTGGTTTGGATGTTCAGTCAAGAATGGATTTTGGGCGGGTTTTACAAGAAATTGCCTACAGCGGGATCCATTTGATGCTAACGGCCCACAGTGATGAAATCCCAGAATCAATAACACATGTTGCAGTATTGGCCGACCAAAAAGTGTCTAAAGTTATCCAAGTCGAAGAATTGAATGGTCTCGAGTTGGACACTGATTCCGGCAATGGATTTGACCATTTATTAATGGGGGAATTGTTAAGAGATGCCAAAAAAACGGATTTTAAAAAAATCCTGGAAATGGAAAATGTGTGTGTCCGCTATGGAGATAAAAAGATATTGAATAATATCAACTGGACCGTATTGCCAAATTCAAAGTGGTTGCTGAAAGGCGAGAATGGGGCAGGGAAGTCTACGCTATTGAGTTTGATTTTGGGAGAAAATCCGCAGGCCTATTCCAATAATTTCTGGCTGTTTGACAGGAAAAGAGGCTCAGGTGAAAGCATTTGGGACATCAAAAAAAACATTGGTTTTGTCGCTCCTGAGTTAAGCAGGTTTTTTCCGGCTAATCAAACTTGTCTGAAAGTGGTGCTTTCAGGTTTATTTGATACTATGGGATTGTTTAAGAAAGTCAGCCCGGAACAGGAAAAAACAGCATTGGCCTGGTTGAAATTGTTCAGACTTGAAAGCACTGCGAACTTATTGTTGAGACAGGTCTCACTGGAAAATCAGCGTTTTGTTTTATTGGCTAGAGCTTTGATAAAAAAACCGGCACTACTTGTATTGGATGAGGCATCACAAGGCATGGATGAATTGCAAAGAAAATTATTCCGAAAAACAATTGATCAGGTTTGCCACCTCATGCCAATTTCAATTATCTATGTCAGCCATTATGAAGAAGATATACCTGCATGTGTGGACAAGGTACTTCAATTGAGTCAAGGTGAAGTGAAGGATATACAATGA
- the dtd gene encoding D-aminoacyl-tRNA deacylase, translating into MIAVIQRVSESSVKIGGESKGQIGNGLMVLLGIEETDSKEDIDWLSKKIANLRIFPDDKGVMNKSILDSGGDVLLISQFTLHASTKKGNRPSYIKAAKPEIAIPLYEDFIITLESDLGKSIQTGEFGADMKVSLINDGPVTIIIDSKNKI; encoded by the coding sequence ATGATAGCAGTCATCCAAAGAGTTTCAGAATCTTCCGTAAAGATAGGAGGAGAATCCAAAGGGCAGATAGGAAATGGTTTGATGGTCCTTTTGGGAATTGAAGAAACTGATTCAAAAGAGGATATTGATTGGCTAAGCAAGAAAATTGCCAACCTGAGAATTTTTCCCGATGATAAAGGGGTCATGAATAAAAGTATTCTGGATTCCGGTGGAGATGTCTTGCTCATTTCTCAGTTTACCCTGCATGCAAGTACCAAAAAAGGGAACCGACCATCTTACATTAAAGCCGCAAAACCAGAAATTGCCATACCTCTTTATGAGGATTTTATTATAACCCTTGAATCAGATCTGGGAAAATCCATACAAACAGGTGAATTCGGGGCAGACATGAAGGTCTCCCTCATCAACGACGGCCCCGTTACGATCATCATTGATAGCAAAAACAAGATATAG
- a CDS encoding NAD-dependent epimerase/dehydratase family protein codes for MKKIAFLAGTSGLIGMQLLHQLIQDPSYDTVISVGRRKLALKHNKLVQLEGNFKEIKNWDIESKLREDDLGGIFFPLIEAIKSKSVEMHAFCSLGTTIGQAGSKDKFYEIDHDYVLNFAWWTKEMGVSRFLYVSAMGADPQSSVFYNKVKGEVEEDLKVIPFEYLGLFEPSLLLGNRKDFRFGEEVAKIITKPLVWLKIAKKYRPIFDRQVAKAMIYHANQVKSIKVEVISSKQMQNFEA; via the coding sequence ATGAAAAAAATAGCATTTCTTGCAGGCACTTCCGGATTGATCGGAATGCAATTGTTGCATCAGTTGATTCAAGATCCTTCATACGATACTGTTATTTCAGTAGGTCGGAGAAAATTGGCTTTGAAACATAACAAACTTGTTCAGTTGGAAGGTAATTTCAAAGAAATCAAAAATTGGGATATAGAATCCAAACTCAGAGAGGATGATTTAGGAGGGATTTTCTTTCCCCTGATAGAGGCCATCAAATCCAAATCTGTGGAAATGCATGCTTTTTGTTCGCTCGGTACTACCATAGGTCAAGCAGGATCCAAAGATAAATTTTATGAGATCGATCACGATTATGTACTCAATTTTGCCTGGTGGACAAAAGAAATGGGAGTAAGCAGGTTTTTGTATGTCAGTGCTATGGGTGCTGATCCGCAATCATCTGTTTTTTACAATAAGGTGAAAGGAGAAGTTGAAGAAGACCTGAAAGTTATCCCTTTCGAATATCTTGGATTGTTTGAACCATCACTCTTGTTGGGAAACAGAAAGGATTTCAGGTTTGGGGAAGAGGTTGCGAAAATAATAACCAAGCCTTTGGTCTGGTTGAAAATTGCCAAGAAGTACCGTCCCATATTTGACCGTCAGGTAGCCAAAGCAATGATTTATCATGCCAATCAGGTCAAATCAATTAAAGTTGAAGTGATTTCTTCCAAACAAATGCAGAATTTTGAAGCATGA
- a CDS encoding YkvA family protein, whose translation MATLREKTVDFFEKAKILYLSKAEQIAGEDGKLKKLLKNVGERLNAVSHNPKVQAALEPILVFKRMIQAHRSGLFKVSTKTLGLIVLGLVYFVAPLDIIPDFLPVLGFADDLSVLIAIFNSVKHEVEAFLDWEKIHQDKI comes from the coding sequence ATGGCCACATTACGAGAGAAAACGGTTGATTTCTTTGAAAAAGCAAAAATCCTGTACCTGTCCAAAGCGGAACAGATAGCAGGAGAGGACGGGAAACTCAAAAAGCTTTTAAAGAATGTAGGAGAGCGTTTAAATGCAGTTTCACACAATCCTAAGGTACAGGCTGCTTTAGAGCCTATTTTAGTTTTCAAAAGAATGATTCAAGCACACCGGAGCGGTCTGTTTAAAGTTTCTACCAAAACCCTGGGACTGATTGTCCTGGGTTTGGTTTATTTCGTGGCACCCCTGGATATCATTCCTGATTTCCTTCCTGTTTTGGGTTTTGCGGATGACTTATCAGTTCTCATAGCTATTTTTAATTCAGTCAAACACGAGGTTGAAGCTTTTTTGGATTGGGAAAAAATCCATCAGGACAAGATTTAA
- a CDS encoding DUF7935 family protein — translation MEYIADLLKIVLPAGLVIYGMYLTIMSFLKKEREKMLIDLKTQNTQTVLPIRLQAGERLCLLLERITPNNLIRRVNNPEYSARELYSLLLSEVREEFNHNLSQQVYFSDETWEGVRRAMESVVTIVNTAMQDMNENARGLDLAKRIFQITLEQKNDAIQLALKEVKSEIRIYF, via the coding sequence ATGGAGTATATAGCCGATTTATTAAAGATTGTTTTACCTGCGGGATTGGTCATCTACGGGATGTATCTGACTATCATGTCATTTCTTAAAAAAGAAAGGGAAAAAATGCTCATCGACCTCAAGACCCAAAACACACAGACTGTCCTGCCGATAAGACTTCAGGCAGGTGAAAGGCTTTGTCTGCTTTTGGAAAGAATTACACCAAACAACCTCATCAGAAGAGTCAACAATCCTGAATATTCTGCGAGGGAATTGTATAGTCTACTGCTATCCGAAGTAAGAGAAGAGTTTAATCATAATCTTTCACAGCAGGTCTATTTTTCTGATGAAACCTGGGAAGGTGTCAGAAGGGCAATGGAAAGTGTGGTCACTATTGTGAATACTGCCATGCAGGACATGAACGAAAATGCCAGGGGATTGGACCTCGCCAAAAGAATTTTTCAAATAACTTTGGAACAAAAAAATGACGCCATTCAATTGGCATTGAAGGAAGTAAAATCTGAAATCCGAATTTATTTCTGA
- a CDS encoding HesB/IscA family protein, with translation MLTPIKITHKAQEEIKNIIAHKNIPKEYSLRVGVKGGGCGGMSYLLGFDKPKEGDQQFVIDNIPVLIEKKHYMFLMGMMVDFYDGADTRGFTFINSDLPKRHDVQDEDR, from the coding sequence ATGCTGACACCGATTAAAATTACCCATAAGGCCCAAGAAGAAATCAAAAATATCATTGCCCACAAAAACATTCCCAAAGAATATTCTTTGAGGGTCGGAGTAAAAGGCGGTGGCTGTGGCGGTATGTCCTACCTTTTAGGGTTTGATAAGCCCAAAGAAGGGGATCAGCAGTTTGTCATTGATAACATTCCTGTTTTGATTGAAAAAAAACATTATATGTTTCTTATGGGAATGATGGTGGATTTCTACGACGGAGCAGATACAAGAGGATTTACTTTTATCAACTCTGATTTACCCAAGAGGCATGATGTGCAGGATGAGGATAGATAA
- a CDS encoding ferredoxin--NADP reductase: MFNLFKKKKEENKRGDQYLSLKVREVVKETPDTVTIYFEQPEPFLEYRPGQYLTVILELGGKEVRRSYSLCTSPYVDPHPGITIKRVEGGLVSNYLNDQIRPGKTIEIMKPLGHFTTDFHSKNKNHFVMIAGGSGITPIMGISKSILINEPDSKVTLIYCSRSEDQIIFRNQLEKLQDEYKERFKVFHNLSKPSLNWEGMKGRLDQVKIDEILQNNLYPGTAKTKYFVCGPNGLMDIALEALKAKGISDEDIFKESFYTDIEAKEETLKAEGKLSPELTREIEVNVNGESFHFEVPAGMTILEAGLDRDIDMPYSCQSGLCTACRGKLVSGKVDMIEDAGLSQSEIAEGYILCCSSKPASSDIKIIIE, from the coding sequence ATGTTTAATTTATTTAAGAAGAAAAAAGAGGAAAATAAGAGGGGGGACCAATACTTGTCTTTGAAAGTAAGAGAAGTCGTCAAAGAAACTCCTGACACAGTCACCATATATTTTGAGCAGCCTGAACCATTTTTGGAATACCGACCAGGTCAATACCTTACTGTAATTTTGGAATTGGGTGGAAAAGAAGTAAGACGGTCATATAGTCTTTGCACTTCGCCATATGTGGACCCCCATCCCGGAATCACCATAAAAAGAGTGGAGGGAGGATTGGTATCCAATTATTTGAATGATCAGATCAGACCCGGAAAGACCATTGAAATAATGAAACCATTGGGTCATTTTACAACTGATTTTCACTCTAAAAACAAAAATCATTTTGTGATGATTGCAGGGGGTAGTGGTATTACACCCATCATGGGGATTTCCAAATCTATCCTGATCAATGAGCCGGATTCTAAAGTGACTCTTATTTACTGCAGTCGCTCTGAGGACCAGATTATTTTTAGAAATCAGTTGGAAAAGCTGCAGGATGAATACAAAGAAAGATTCAAAGTCTTCCACAATCTGAGTAAGCCTTCACTAAATTGGGAAGGGATGAAGGGACGCTTGGATCAGGTAAAAATCGACGAAATACTTCAGAACAACCTTTATCCCGGAACTGCCAAGACTAAATATTTTGTCTGTGGTCCTAATGGTTTAATGGATATTGCTTTGGAAGCTTTGAAGGCTAAAGGAATTTCGGATGAAGATATTTTCAAGGAAAGTTTCTATACAGATATTGAAGCCAAGGAAGAAACCCTGAAAGCTGAGGGGAAATTGTCTCCCGAACTGACTCGGGAAATAGAAGTGAATGTCAACGGAGAATCGTTTCATTTTGAAGTGCCTGCGGGGATGACCATTTTAGAAGCAGGCCTGGATAGAGATATTGATATGCCTTACAGCTGTCAAAGTGGTTTGTGTACTGCCTGTAGAGGTAAGCTTGTTTCAGGCAAAGTGGATATGATAGAGGATGCAGGATTGAGTCAAAGTGAGATAGCAGAAGGTTATATCTTGTGCTGTTCCTCCAAGCCTGCAAGTTCTGACATAAAAATAATTATTGAATAA
- the purB gene encoding adenylosuccinate lyase, producing the protein MNLNNLTAVSSVDGRYGNKTEPLRAYFSEFALIKYRVFVEVEYFIALCELPVPQLTGFDHDLFPTLRNLVSDFSLADATKIKDTEKITNHDVKAVEYFLKEKFDDLGLQEFKEFIHFGLTSQDINNTATPLMLKMGLEKCILPSLNAIVDKLKEKAQTWKDIPMLAKTHGQPASPTRLGKELRVFVIRLEKQLELLSQVPYSAKFGGATGNMNAHHVAYPEIDWNSFAEKFVSAYLGLERSYPTTQIEHYDNLAACFDGLKRINTILLDLSKDIWQYVAMNYFKQKIQAGEIGSSAMPHKVNPIDFENAEGNLGIANALLEHLAAKLPISRLQRDLTDSTVLRIIGVPLAHMLISFESLLKGLGKLELNKDAIDADLDENWAVVAEAIQTVLRREGYPKPYEALKELTRTNEKITQKTISAFINGLQVSDQLKNELGNISPFNYTGLN; encoded by the coding sequence ATGAATCTCAATAACCTCACCGCCGTAAGTTCTGTAGATGGTAGATATGGCAATAAAACCGAGCCATTAAGAGCATATTTTTCTGAATTCGCTCTAATCAAATACAGAGTCTTTGTCGAAGTGGAATACTTTATTGCGCTTTGTGAACTTCCTGTTCCTCAACTGACAGGTTTTGACCATGATCTCTTCCCCACGCTACGGAATTTGGTGAGTGATTTCAGTTTAGCTGACGCTACAAAAATCAAGGATACTGAGAAAATCACCAACCATGATGTGAAGGCCGTCGAATACTTCCTGAAAGAAAAGTTTGATGATTTGGGACTTCAGGAATTTAAGGAATTCATTCATTTTGGTTTGACTTCTCAGGACATCAACAATACCGCCACTCCTCTGATGCTGAAAATGGGTCTTGAAAAATGTATCCTTCCCAGTCTAAATGCTATAGTTGATAAGTTAAAGGAAAAAGCGCAAACATGGAAAGACATCCCCATGCTAGCAAAGACCCATGGACAACCCGCCTCCCCTACCCGTTTGGGGAAAGAGCTGCGCGTTTTTGTCATCCGATTGGAAAAACAATTGGAATTGCTTTCTCAGGTTCCTTACTCAGCTAAATTTGGGGGCGCTACAGGGAATATGAATGCCCATCATGTGGCTTATCCTGAAATTGATTGGAACAGTTTTGCAGAAAAGTTTGTGTCAGCATATCTGGGTTTGGAAAGAAGCTATCCCACTACCCAAATAGAACATTACGATAATCTTGCGGCCTGTTTTGATGGATTGAAAAGAATAAACACCATCCTTTTGGATTTGTCAAAAGATATCTGGCAGTATGTGGCCATGAATTATTTCAAACAGAAAATACAAGCCGGGGAGATTGGTTCCTCAGCCATGCCTCACAAAGTAAATCCTATAGATTTTGAGAATGCCGAAGGAAATCTTGGAATAGCCAATGCCTTATTGGAACACTTGGCAGCAAAACTACCCATCAGCCGACTGCAAAGGGATTTGACAGACTCCACTGTTTTGAGAATTATTGGAGTTCCACTTGCGCATATGCTGATTTCTTTTGAATCCTTGTTGAAAGGACTCGGTAAATTGGAGTTGAATAAAGATGCGATTGATGCTGATTTGGATGAGAATTGGGCTGTTGTGGCGGAAGCAATCCAAACGGTATTGAGAAGAGAGGGATATCCAAAACCTTATGAGGCGCTTAAAGAACTGACCCGAACCAATGAAAAGATCACCCAAAAAACAATTTCTGCTTTTATCAATGGGTTGCAGGTTTCTGATCAATTGAAAAATGAATTGGGCAACATCAGTCCTTTTAATTATACAGGATTAAATTAA